The sequence below is a genomic window from Candidatus Eisenbacteria bacterium.
CGAGCCCGACACGGTTCCGGTTCCGCTTCCTGAGCGATCTCGAGGGCTCCTCCGAGGACGGGCTCTACCCGGCCGGCGAGGGGTGGTCGATCGACGACGTCACCGTGAAGGGGGGCGTCTTCGACGTGCGGTTCTTCGACGACATGGAGGGCGGGCTCGGAACGTGGACGCGCTCCACGTTCCCGCCGGTGGGGGACTACTGGCGGATCGCCCTGAATCCCGTGACGCAGCAGGTCTGCACCACCAACCCGGGCAAAGCATGGCAGCCCGTGAACAACGTGACCGGATCGCTCGTTCCTCGCCAGGACGACGTGCTCCAGAGCCGCGGCATCGCGGTCTCCGGCGCCGACCAGGTCTTCCTCTTCTTCGACGTGTACCGCCAGCTCTCGTTCAACTCCTGCTTCTACTACTCCGTCGAGTTCCGCAAGCGCACCGGTGCGGCGCCCTGGTCCGCGTGGGCCAATCCGAACGGGCTCCTCTACTTCGGCACCGAGCAGGAGTGGCAGCGCCAGACCGTGCCGCTCGCCGGAGCGGCCGGAGCCGACTCGGTGCAGTTCCGGGTCCGGGTGAAGGACTGGGGCCCGGTGCTCTGCGGCGGAAGCCAGACCGCGTCCGGCACGAACCTCCTCCTGGACAACTTCGTGGTCGGGATCGTGGGGTCGGGGGGGCCGTCCCTCGCCGGGGTCGAGAGCGATCTCTTCCAGGACACGTTCCGCACCACGGCCTTCTTCGGGAACGACAACTTCAACACGCCCCTCGGGGACAGCGCGGTGGTCCAGGTGGGAGCGGCTGAGGGACTCCAGGCCGTGAGCTTCCACTACAGCCTGAACCAGGCGGCATTCGTTTCCAGTCCCATGACGCAGGTGGGCTCGACGAATCGCTGGTTCGCCGATGTCCCGGCCGGAGCGTATGCGCGTGGGACGGAGCTCCGGTACTACTTCTCGGCGACCGACATGGTGAACGCGGTCGCCACGCTTCCCGCCGACGCCGTTCCCGCGCAGCACTACTTCCGGGCCACGGTGCTCCCCGCGATCCATGCGGTCTCGGGAGGGTGCCCCGACGACACGGCGCGCATCCTGTACGTGAACGCGGTCTCGGGGCCGGACGGCTCGACGCCCATCGAGCAGAGCCTCGTGGCGATCGGCGCGCGGTTCGACCGCTTCGACGTGAACGCGCCGAGTGCGGCGCTCGGGAACACCCCAGGAGGCGGGACACCGGGCCAGCCCGGGAACCAGTGGCCCGCCGCGCCGGTCGCGACGCTGGGGATCTATCGCGCCATCGTGTGGGACACGGGCGAGCGCACGGTCCAGACCCTGAGCGCCGAGGACCAGACCCTTCTCACGAGCTGGACCGGCCTCACCGGAAGGAACCGCGGGCTCGTGCTCGCCGGAGACAACCTGGCGCACGACCTCGCCGTGAACGGCCAGGGGATCCCCAACTTCCTCTCCTGCACGGTCGGCGTGAGCCTCGTCCGCGACATGTGGGAGAACGCGCCCCAGGACTCCCTGACGCCGACGCTCACGGGCGCGTCGGGAACGCGCCTCGCGCTCGAGGCCTTCCCGCTCGCGGGAGGGTGCCCGACCATCAACCGGTTCGACGCGGTCGCCGTCTCCTCGTGCGTGGGCGCGAACGGGCGGGCGTGGGTCCGGTACCCGAACACGCTGATGGCCGCGACGGAGCGGATGGGCGCGCTCGGCGCGCCGGGAGGGGACAGCGTCAAGGTCGTGCTCCTCGGGTTCTCGCTCCACGCGATGGAGAACGCGGTCCGCCGGAATTTACTCCTCTACCGGACCGTGGCGCAGGAGCTCGAAGTGCCCGGATGCTATGCCGCCACCGGGATCGAGGCTCTCGCGCCGGGCGCGCCCCGAGCCGGCGCGAGGCTCCTTGGCGCGGCGCCGAATCCGTTCAATCCGAGGACGGCGGTGCGCTTCGAGCTCGATCGTTCGTCGGAGGTCCGGCTCCGGATCTACAACGTGGAAGGCGCGCTGGTCCGGACCCTCGCCGGGGGGCGCTTTCCCGAGGGATCCCACCGCGTCGTGTGGGACGGGCGCGACGACCGCCGCCGCGAGGTGGGGAGCGGAGCCTACTTCCTGAGGCTCACGGCGGACGGAACCGACCTCCCGGCGCGCAAGGTCGTCCTCTTGCGCTAGGGGATCGTCCGCGCTATCCTCGCGTGGAACGCAGACATCCTTCGGGGCGGGGTGAAAGTCCCCACCGGCGGTAGAGCCCGCGAGCCAAGGGTCGTGGACCCGCGGCAGATCCGGCGTGATTCCGGAGCCGACAGTCACAGTCTGGATGGGAGAAGGATCGTCGCACGGTAGGGCACGTCCGGCCCCGTAGGCCGCCGACGACCCCGCGGGTGTCTGCCTGCGGGGGTTTTTCATTTCATGAGCCTTCACGTCGAGCGCCGGAGCGTTTCGGAATCCGATCCGGCGGCTTCGCGGTCCTCCGGCTGGACCGCCGCCGAAGCCCGCGCCATGCGGGTCGCGCTGCGGCTCGCCCGGCGCGGCATCGGATCCACGCACCCCAATCCCAGAGTCGGAGCGGTCGTCCTGCGCGGCGGCGAGATCGTGGCCGAGGGCTACCACGCGCGCGCCGGCGAGGCGCACGCCGAGGTGCGCGCGCTCGAGGCGGCCGGCGATCACGCTCGCGGAGGCACGCTCGTCGCCACGCTCGAGCCGTGCGCCCACTTCGGGAAGACCCCTCCGTGCGTCGACGCCATCCTCGCCGCGGACGTGCGCCGGGTCGTGATCGGCATGCGGGATCCGAATCCGCTCGTGGACGGCCGCGGGATCGGCGCGCTCGAGCGCGCGGGCCTCGACGTCGTGGTCGGAACGCTCGAGGACGAATGCCGCGAGCTCAACCCGCCGTACCTGAAGCAGCTCCGCACGGGCCTCCCGTGGGTCGTGCTCAAGGCCATGCTCTCGCTCGACGGCCGCATGGCGAGCGACAGCGGCGAGTCTCGCGGTCTGGGAGGGGACGACGAAATCCGCGTCGCGCACCGCCTCCGCGCCGTGAGCGACGCCGTGATCGCGGGCGTGGGCACGATCCTCGCCGACGATCCGCTCCTCACGGTGCGCCGGTCGCCGGGGCGGACCCCGGTCCGCGTCATCCTCGACTCCTCGCTCCGCACGCCGCCCGGCGCGGCGATCTGGAGCACGATCGCCCAGGCGCCGGTCGTCCTCGCGACCGTCTCGCGCGACGACGAGCGCGCGCGCGCCCTCGCGGCGCGCGGCGCCTCCGTGTGGACGTTCGACCCCGATCCCACGGGCCGCGTTCCGCTCCAGGAGGTCCTCCGGCGCCTCGTGGACGAGGGGCGCTACTCCGTGCTCGTCGAAGGGGGGTCCGAGGTGCACACGTCCTTCCTCCGGGAAGGGCTCGCCGACCGGATCGCGATCGGCGTCGCGCCCGTGCTCCTCGGCGGCGCCGGCGCGCCCACCCTCACGCGCGATCTCGGACGCGCCCGGCTCCACGAGGGAATCGCGGTGGAAGAGCTGCGCGTCAAGCGCCTGGGGCGCGATCTCTGGATCGAGGGAGCGATCGTGCCGGAGGGAGGATCCCGTGTTTAGCGGCATCGTGCAGGCGGTCGGGGTGGTGGAAGCCGTCGTCCCCGTGGAAGGGGCCCGGAGGATCCGGATCGGCGCCGCGCTCGAGCGCGTGCCCGCGCCCGGAGAGAGCATCGCGACGAGCGGCGTGTGCCTCACGGTGGAGCGCGCGGACGCGAGGGGATTCGAGGTCACGGCCGTCCTCGAGACCCTTCGCGTGACCACGCTCGGAGCGCTCGCTCCCGGCCGTCGCGTCAATCTCGAGCCCGCCCTCCGCGTGGGCGACCCGCTCGGCGGGCACTGGGTGCTCGGCCACGTGGACGCGGTCGCGCGCGTCCTCTCGGTGGCGCGCGGACCGGGCGAGACACGAGTCGCGATCGAGATCCCCGAGCCGCTCCGCCGGTACGTCGCGGCGAAGGGATCCGTCACGCTGGACGGCGTGAGCCTCACCGTGGCGTCGTGGGCCGATCCCGTCGCCGAGGTGGCGCTCGTGCCGTTCACGCTCGACCATACGACCCTGGGAGCGCTCGAGCCGGGGGACGAGGTGAATCTCGAGGCGGATCTCGTCGCGCG
It includes:
- a CDS encoding FlgD immunoglobulin-like domain containing protein, with translation MIRCPAMFQAAALASLLLPCAPHPRPASAGTLGPAVLTTTSSVLRGAPSRVPGDVRPVAAPRAPDASTSAASAPHAPRVYQVTAADTIPVYTDNLEALSSPGNEGGWTHVDESGDATGWNISSLYACGSNAFWCGRVDSSWTGDPNRRGYENNWAQTLQNFADLAGAPSPYTISFKHRMNVEAGFDHGYVEVQDNTGDWVTLAQYTGVVNDGGASLCNTTTVTIPDSIVTQASPTRFRFRFLSDLEGSSEDGLYPAGEGWSIDDVTVKGGVFDVRFFDDMEGGLGTWTRSTFPPVGDYWRIALNPVTQQVCTTNPGKAWQPVNNVTGSLVPRQDDVLQSRGIAVSGADQVFLFFDVYRQLSFNSCFYYSVEFRKRTGAAPWSAWANPNGLLYFGTEQEWQRQTVPLAGAAGADSVQFRVRVKDWGPVLCGGSQTASGTNLLLDNFVVGIVGSGGPSLAGVESDLFQDTFRTTAFFGNDNFNTPLGDSAVVQVGAAEGLQAVSFHYSLNQAAFVSSPMTQVGSTNRWFADVPAGAYARGTELRYYFSATDMVNAVATLPADAVPAQHYFRATVLPAIHAVSGGCPDDTARILYVNAVSGPDGSTPIEQSLVAIGARFDRFDVNAPSAALGNTPGGGTPGQPGNQWPAAPVATLGIYRAIVWDTGERTVQTLSAEDQTLLTSWTGLTGRNRGLVLAGDNLAHDLAVNGQGIPNFLSCTVGVSLVRDMWENAPQDSLTPTLTGASGTRLALEAFPLAGGCPTINRFDAVAVSSCVGANGRAWVRYPNTLMAATERMGALGAPGGDSVKVVLLGFSLHAMENAVRRNLLLYRTVAQELEVPGCYAATGIEALAPGAPRAGARLLGAAPNPFNPRTAVRFELDRSSEVRLRIYNVEGALVRTLAGGRFPEGSHRVVWDGRDDRRREVGSGAYFLRLTADGTDLPARKVVLLR
- a CDS encoding riboflavin synthase is translated as MFSGIVQAVGVVEAVVPVEGARRIRIGAALERVPAPGESIATSGVCLTVERADARGFEVTAVLETLRVTTLGALAPGRRVNLEPALRVGDPLGGHWVLGHVDAVARVLSVARGPGETRVAIEIPEPLRRYVAAKGSVTLDGVSLTVASWADPVAEVALVPFTLDHTTLGALEPGDEVNLEADLVARYLDRLLESRGVPAADANRAAIPGGRNAR
- the ribD gene encoding bifunctional diaminohydroxyphosphoribosylaminopyrimidine deaminase/5-amino-6-(5-phosphoribosylamino)uracil reductase RibD, which encodes MSLHVERRSVSESDPAASRSSGWTAAEARAMRVALRLARRGIGSTHPNPRVGAVVLRGGEIVAEGYHARAGEAHAEVRALEAAGDHARGGTLVATLEPCAHFGKTPPCVDAILAADVRRVVIGMRDPNPLVDGRGIGALERAGLDVVVGTLEDECRELNPPYLKQLRTGLPWVVLKAMLSLDGRMASDSGESRGLGGDDEIRVAHRLRAVSDAVIAGVGTILADDPLLTVRRSPGRTPVRVILDSSLRTPPGAAIWSTIAQAPVVLATVSRDDERARALAARGASVWTFDPDPTGRVPLQEVLRRLVDEGRYSVLVEGGSEVHTSFLREGLADRIAIGVAPVLLGGAGAPTLTRDLGRARLHEGIAVEELRVKRLGRDLWIEGAIVPEGGSRV